One region of Phycicoccus sp. M110.8 genomic DNA includes:
- a CDS encoding ATP-binding protein: MTHPSSATTTPTPAPTARTVGELRASGHQHKPLRQEVRDNLLAKLAAGEDPWPGLHGFENSVIPQLERALLAGHDVVLLGERGQGKTRLLRSLVGLLDEWTPVIEGSELGEHPFHPVSPASIRRAAELGDDLRVAWRHRDERYAEKLATPDTSVADLIGDVDPMKVAEGRSLGDPETIHFGLIPRSHRGIVAINELPDLAERIQVAMLNVMEERDIQIRGYVLRLPLDVLVVASANPEDYTNRGRIITPLQDRFGAEIRTHYPRELEDEMAVIRQEADLVAELPDHLVEILARFTRGLRESSSVDQRSGVSARFAIAGAETVAASALHRATRQGEDEAVARVVDLDSAVEVLGGKIEFETGEEGREQEVLTHLLRTAVAETARRHLGGIDLALLVSALENGASVTTGEQVSARDVLTGLPVLGESDLYDQLADRLGATTDGGRAGAVELALEALYLGRRIDKDSADGEVVYG; encoded by the coding sequence GTGACGCACCCTTCCTCCGCGACCACCACCCCCACTCCCGCCCCCACCGCCCGCACCGTCGGCGAGCTGCGCGCCTCCGGCCACCAGCACAAGCCGCTGCGCCAGGAGGTCCGCGACAACCTGCTGGCCAAGCTTGCGGCCGGCGAGGACCCGTGGCCCGGCCTGCACGGCTTCGAGAACTCCGTGATCCCCCAGCTCGAGCGGGCGCTGCTCGCCGGGCACGACGTCGTGCTGCTGGGCGAGCGCGGCCAGGGCAAGACCCGCCTGCTGCGCAGCCTCGTCGGCCTGCTCGACGAGTGGACCCCCGTCATCGAGGGGTCCGAGCTCGGCGAGCACCCGTTCCACCCCGTCTCCCCCGCGTCGATCCGCCGCGCGGCCGAGCTCGGCGACGACCTGCGCGTGGCGTGGCGCCACCGCGACGAGCGGTATGCCGAGAAGCTCGCCACCCCGGACACCTCCGTCGCCGACCTCATCGGCGACGTCGACCCGATGAAGGTCGCCGAGGGCCGCTCCCTCGGCGACCCCGAGACGATCCACTTCGGCCTGATCCCCCGCAGCCACAGGGGGATCGTCGCGATCAACGAGCTGCCCGACCTGGCCGAGCGGATCCAGGTCGCGATGCTCAACGTCATGGAGGAGCGCGACATCCAGATCCGCGGGTACGTCCTGCGACTGCCCCTGGACGTGCTCGTCGTGGCCAGCGCGAACCCCGAGGACTACACCAACCGCGGGCGGATCATCACGCCGCTGCAGGACCGGTTCGGCGCCGAGATCCGCACGCACTACCCGCGCGAGCTCGAGGACGAGATGGCGGTGATCCGGCAGGAGGCCGACCTCGTCGCCGAGCTGCCCGACCACCTCGTGGAGATCCTCGCGCGCTTCACCCGCGGGCTGCGGGAGTCGTCGTCGGTCGACCAGCGCTCGGGCGTCTCCGCCCGGTTCGCGATCGCCGGCGCCGAGACGGTAGCGGCCTCCGCCCTGCACCGTGCCACCCGGCAGGGTGAGGACGAGGCGGTCGCCCGCGTCGTCGACCTCGACAGCGCCGTCGAGGTCCTCGGCGGCAAGATCGAGTTCGAGACAGGCGAGGAGGGCCGCGAGCAGGAGGTCCTCACCCACCTGCTGCGCACCGCGGTCGCCGAGACGGCGCGCCGCCACCTCGGCGGCATCGACCTCGCGCTGCTCGTATCCGCCCTCGAGAACGGTGCCAGCGTCACCACGGGCGAGCAGGTGTCGGCGCGCGACGTGCTGACCGGGCTGCCGGTGCTGGGCGAGTCCGACCTCTACGACCAGCTCGCCGACCGGCTCGGCGCCACCACGGACGGCGGCAGGGCCGGTGCCGTGGAGCTGGCCCTCGAGGCGCTGTACCTCGGCCGCCGGATCGACAAGGACAGCGCCGACGGCGAAGTCGTCTATGGCTGA
- a CDS encoding class I SAM-dependent methyltransferase — translation MAGYGALSDVYEWLIGDDKLTPAKAAASYYGDVVGSLPPHSRVLDCACGTGQLAVGLASLGLDVVAADASDGMVRRTEELADEQGVPLRALRASWDQLPDHLEDSTFDLVFCVGNSLGHAEGAAGRLTALEAMSQLLGPNGRLVLTSRNWELVRSAGSRVDVRDRLIRRNDRDAVVSYYWQIEQRWEQEHFLEIVVAQIEPDGAVRACSERLSIWPYRYEDLVAQLGSVGLTVQSTTFDPQSDGYVVVAGRDRTAAAVRA, via the coding sequence GTGGCTGGTTACGGAGCGCTTTCCGACGTGTACGAGTGGCTGATCGGCGACGACAAGCTGACCCCGGCCAAGGCGGCCGCCTCGTACTACGGCGACGTCGTGGGCTCTCTGCCGCCCCACTCGCGCGTCCTCGACTGCGCGTGTGGAACTGGCCAGCTCGCTGTCGGTCTCGCGAGCCTCGGCCTCGACGTGGTCGCCGCGGACGCCAGCGATGGGATGGTCCGCCGGACGGAGGAGCTCGCCGACGAGCAGGGCGTCCCGCTCCGAGCTCTCCGCGCGAGCTGGGACCAGCTGCCCGACCACCTGGAGGACTCCACGTTCGATCTGGTGTTCTGCGTCGGCAACTCGCTGGGGCACGCCGAGGGCGCAGCCGGGCGCCTGACAGCACTGGAAGCGATGTCGCAGCTGTTGGGTCCGAACGGACGCCTCGTTCTCACGTCACGGAACTGGGAACTCGTGCGCTCCGCCGGCTCACGGGTGGACGTCCGCGACCGACTCATCCGCCGCAACGACCGCGACGCGGTCGTCAGCTACTACTGGCAGATCGAGCAGCGCTGGGAGCAGGAGCACTTCCTGGAGATCGTGGTCGCCCAGATCGAGCCGGATGGGGCGGTGCGCGCCTGCTCGGAGCGGCTGTCCATCTGGCCCTACCGGTACGAGGACCTCGTGGCGCAGTTGGGCAGCGTCGGGCTCACGGTGCAGTCCACCACCTTCGACCCCCAGAGCGACGGATACGTCGTGGTTGCCGGTCGCGATCGGACTGCTGCGGCTGTCAGGGCGTGA
- a CDS encoding DinB family protein, which translates to MDTSSPQAQHPTPSGSRERDDLVETLQRHRGFLLFTVRGITDEQARTRTTVSELTLGGLIKHVAETEAHWATFMTEGAGTAPDIDWPSIDWQNPPPEVAAFQDSHRLTEDETLAEQLARYEQVAARTDELVRTLDLDTAYELPKAPWFEPGATWTVRRAALHIVAETSQHAGHADIIREALDGQKTMG; encoded by the coding sequence ATGGACACCTCCTCGCCCCAGGCCCAGCACCCGACTCCTTCCGGTTCGCGTGAGCGCGACGACCTGGTGGAGACCCTCCAGCGTCACCGCGGCTTCCTGCTCTTCACGGTTCGGGGCATCACCGACGAGCAGGCCCGCACCCGGACCACGGTGAGCGAGCTGACCCTCGGCGGCCTCATCAAGCACGTGGCCGAGACCGAGGCCCACTGGGCGACGTTCATGACCGAGGGCGCGGGAACCGCCCCGGACATCGACTGGCCCTCGATCGACTGGCAGAACCCGCCGCCGGAGGTCGCCGCCTTCCAGGACTCCCACCGGCTCACCGAGGACGAGACGCTGGCGGAGCAGCTCGCCCGCTACGAGCAGGTCGCCGCGCGCACCGACGAGCTCGTCCGCACCCTCGACCTCGACACCGCGTACGAGCTGCCGAAGGCACCGTGGTTCGAGCCGGGCGCGACGTGGACGGTGCGGCGCGCCGCCCTGCACATCGTCGCCGAGACGTCGCAGCACGCCGGCCACGCAGACATCATCCGCGAGGCGCTCGACGGCCAGAAGACCATGGGCTGA